In Zea mays cultivar B73 chromosome 7, Zm-B73-REFERENCE-NAM-5.0, whole genome shotgun sequence, the following proteins share a genomic window:
- the LOC100281930 gene encoding ultraviolet-B-repressible protein: MAATASLSAVGAPLSVPGLRKPLGVSSLRPLQPRAARMTTTAVRASASPSSTSIKEKAAAGLTAAALAAALVLPDVAEAAQSGGLTPSLKNFLLSIVSGGVVLVGIVGAVVAVSNFDPVKRA; this comes from the coding sequence ATGGCCGCCACCGCGTCTCTATCAGCCGTCGGGGCGCCGCTGTCGGTGCCCGGGCTCAGGAAGCCGCTCGGCGTGTCGTCGCTCCGGCCCCTGCAGCCGAGGGcggcgaggatgacgacgacggccGTGCGGGCGTCGGCGTCGCCCTCGTCCACGTCCATCAAGGAGAAGGCTGCGGCCGGGCTGACCGCGGCGGCCCTGGCGGCCGCGCTGGTGCTGCCGGACGTCGCGGAGGCCGCGCAGTCCGGCGGGCTCACGCCGTCGCTCAAGAACTTCCTCCTCAGCATCGTGTCCGGTGGGGTCGTGCTCGTTGGTATTGTCGGCGCCGTCGTCGCCGTCTCCAACTTCGACCCCGTCAAGAGGGCCTGA